The following are encoded in a window of Rosa chinensis cultivar Old Blush chromosome 4, RchiOBHm-V2, whole genome shotgun sequence genomic DNA:
- the LOC112198346 gene encoding LOW QUALITY PROTEIN: protein argonaute 10-like (The sequence of the model RefSeq protein was modified relative to this genomic sequence to represent the inferred CDS: inserted 1 base in 1 codon) encodes MPIRKMKESSEQHLVIKTHLQNTANPVQKAPKTGQNGKGPPTPEPQNPKTQNQTSPPTKNRGRRRGRGGRKSDQGDVFMRPSSRHCTVAHIPASPNLAGGGALVSSTTNESLENGGNSCAMEMGFPTSSKSLSFAPRPGYGQAGIKCVVKANHFFAELPDKDLNHYDVCITPEVTSRVVNRAIMAELVRLYRESDLGMRLPAYDGRKSLYTAGELPFVWKEFNIKLTDEEERIDGRKREREYKVVIKFVARANMYHLSQFLAGKCADAPQEALQILDIVLRELSSKRYCPIGRSFFSPNIRTPQRLGEGLESWCGFYQSIRPTQMGLSLNIDMASAAFIEPLPVIEFVAQLLGKDVLSRTLSDADRVKIKKALRGVKVEVTHRGSVRRKYRVSGLTSQPTRELVFPVDENSTMKSVIEYFQEMYGFTIQHGHLPCLQVGGNQKKANYLPMEACKIVEGQRYTKRLNEKQITALLKVTCQRPRDRENDILQTVQQNAYDQDPYANEFGIKISEKLASVEARILPXPWLKYHETGKEKNCLPQVGQWNMMNKKMINGMTVSRWACINFSRSVQESVARGFCSELGQMCQVSGMEFNPEPVIPIYNARPEQVEKALKHVYHASMNKTKGKELELLLAILPDNNGSLYGDIKRICETDLGLISQCCLTKHVFKISKQYLANVSLKINVKMGGRNTVLLDAISCRIPLVSDIPTIIFGADVTHPENGEDTSPSIAAVVASQDWPEVTKYAGLVCAQAHRQELIQDLYKTWQDPVRGTVSGGMIRDLLVSFRKATGQKPLRIIFYRDGVSEGQFYQVLLYELDAIRKACASLEPNYQPPVTFIVVQKRHHTRLFANNHRDRSSVDKSGNILPGTVVDTKICHPTEFDFYLCSHAGIQGTSRPAHYHVLWDENNFTPDGIQSLTNNLCYTYARCTRSVSVVPPAYYAHLAAFRARFYMEPDLQDNSSIGHAAKGTRAAGESGVRPLPALKENVKRVMFYC; translated from the exons ATGCCTATCAGGAAAATGAAGGAGAGCTCAGAGCAACACCTTGTGATCAAAACCCATTTACAGAACACAGCAAACCCAGTTCAGAAGGCACCCAAGACTGGCCAAAATGGCAAAGGCCCACCAACCCCAGAACCTCAAAACCCCAAAACTCAGAACCAAACTTCACCTCCAACTAAGAACAGAGGAAGGAGAAGGGGGAGAGGTGGTCGGAAGTCTGATCAAGGTGATGTTTTTATGCGGCCAAGTTCAAGGCACTGCACGGTGGCTCATATTCCAGCCTCACCAAACTTGGCTGGAGGAGGTGCTTTAGTTAGTAGTACTACAAATGAGTCCTTGGAAAATGGTGGAAATTCGTGTGCCATGGAGATGGGTTTTCCCACTTCCAGTAAGTCATTGAGCTTTGCACCTAGGCCTGGCTATGGACAAGCTGGGATAAAGTGTGTTGTAAAGGCCAACCATTTCTTCGCAGAGTTACCAGACAAGGACTTGAACCATTATGAT GTTTGCATTACCCCCGAAGTTACATCGAGAGTTGTGAACAGAGCTATCATGGCCGAACTGGTGAGATTGTACAGAGAATCTGACCTAGGAATGAGACTGCCCGCTTATGATGGTAGAAAGAGTCTGTATACTGCTGGTGAGCTACCCTTTGTTTGGAAGGAGTTTAACATCAAACTTACTGATGAAGAAGAACGAATCGATGGCCGAAA AAGAGAAAGGGAATATAAAGTGGTGATTAAATTTGTTGCTCGAGCGAACATGTATCATTTGAGCCAGTTTCTAGCCGGTAAATGTGCTGATGCTCCCCAGGAGGCCCTCCAAATTCTTGACATTGTTTTAAGAGAGCTCTCATCAAAAAG GTACTGTCCCATCGGGAGATCCTTCTTTTCACCTAATATCCGAACACCACAACGGCTTGGTGAGGGGTTGGAGTCATGGTGTGGGTTTTACCAAAGTATAAGGCCTACCCAAATGGGTCTTTCCCTCAATATTG ATATGGCTTCAGCTGCATTTATTGAGCCTCTTCCTGTAATAGAGTTTGTAGCCCAGCTTCTGGGAAAAGATGTACTATCTAGGACATTGTCTGATGCTGACCGTGTAAAG ATTAAGAAGGCTCTTAGAGGGGTGAAAGTTGAAGTTACCCACAGAGGGAGTGTTCGAAGAAAGTATCGAGTATCGGGACTGACATCTCAACCTACAAGAGAGCTTGT GTTTCCTGTTGATGAGAACTCGACGATGAAGTCAGTAATTGAATACTTCCAGGAGATGTATGGATTCACAATTCAACATGGACATCTTCCTTGCCTTCAAGTTGGCGGAAATCAGAAGAAGGCTAATTATTTACCCATGGAG GCCTGCAAAATTGTTGAGGGGCAACGATATACAAAAAGGTTGAATGAAAAACAAATTACTGCTCTCTTAAAAGTTACATGTCAAAGGCCTAGGGATCGTGAAAATGACATCCTCCAG ACCGTTCAACAGAATGCTTATGACCAAGACCCTTATGCTAATGAGTTTGGGATCAAAATCAGTGAAAAGCTCGCTTCAGTTGAGGCTCGAATTCTTC GCCCTTGG CTGAAATATCATGAgacaggaaaagaaaagaattgttTGCCTCAAGTAGGTCAGTGGAATATGATGAACAAG AAAATGATCAATGGAATGACAGTTAGCCGGTGGGCTTGTATTAACTTCTCACGGAGTGTGCAGGAGAGTGTTGCTCGTGGGTTTTGTAGTGAACTTGGTCAGATGTGTCAAGTCTCTGGCATg GAATTTAATCCAGAACCTGTAATTCCAATCTACAATGCCAGGCCTGAGCAAGTAGAGAAAGCTTTGAAACATGTATATCATGCATccatgaacaaaacaaaaggaaaagaattagAGCTCTTATTGGCTATTTTGCCTGACAACAACGGGTCCCTGTATG GTGATATCAAGCGAATATGTGAAACAGATCTTGGATTAATCTCGCAATGCTGTCTTACAAAGCATGTTTTCAAGATTAGCAAACAGTATTTGGCTAATGTGTCTCTTAAGATTAATGTTAAG ATGGGTGGCAGAAACACTGTTCTTTTGGATGCTATTAGCTGCAGGATACCTTTAGTCAGTGATATACCAACCATAATTTTCGGAGCAGACGTGACTCACCCGGAGAATGGAGAAGATACCAGTCCCTCGATTGCTGCG GTGGTGGCTTCCCAGGATTGGCCGGAAGTGACCAAATATGCTGGGTTAGTTTGTGCTCAAGCTCACAGACAGGAACTGATACAAGATTTGTACAAGACATGGCAGGACCCTGTTCGTGGCACAGTCAGTGGCGGTATGATCCG GGATCTTCTGGTTTCCTTTAGGAAAGCAACAGGGCAGAAGCCTCTCAGGATTATATTTTACAG GGATGGCGTAAGTGAAGGGCAATTTTATCAGGTCTTACTCTATGAGCTTGATGCGATTAGGAAG GCGTGTGCTTCTCTGGAACCCAACTATCAACCGCCGGTGACTTTCATTGTAGTACAGAAGCGGCACCATACACGATTATTTGCTAATAACCATAGGGACAGAAGCAGTGTAGACAAGAGTGGCAACATATTGCCTG GCACTGTAGTTGATACCAAGATATGCCATCCTACAGAATTTGATTTCTATCTCTGCAGCCATGCTGGTATTCAG GGGACAAGTCGGCCAGCTCACTACCATGTTCTCTGGGATGAGAATAATTTTACCCCTGATGGAATCCAGTCGTTGACAAACAATCTTTGCTACACATATGCAAGGTGCACGCGCTCTGTGTCTGTTG TACCTCCGGCATATTATGCCCATTTGGCTGCTTTTCGTGCCCGATTCTATATGGAGCCAGATCTGCAGGATAATAGCTCTATTGGTCATGCTGCTAAGGGCACACGGGCTGCAGGAGAGTCTGGAGTCCGGCCATTGCCAGCTTTAAAGGAGAATGTGAAGAGAGTAATGTTTTATTGTTAG